In one Vicia villosa cultivar HV-30 ecotype Madison, WI unplaced genomic scaffold, Vvil1.0 ctg.000585F_1_1, whole genome shotgun sequence genomic region, the following are encoded:
- the LOC131629600 gene encoding intermediate cleaving peptidase 55, mitochondrial-like: protein MQGVVRKLTKTFSHRQVLGFRSYCNDRVAVDVGQPTPASHPQLINDGEITPGISSEEYILRRKKMLELLPEKSLAIIAAAPVKMMTDVVPYTFRQDADYSYITGCQQPGGVAVLGHDIGLCMFMPEPKPYDVIWQGQIAGVDAALDTFKADKAYPMRKLREILPDMIRGSSKLYHNVQTATSAYTELEAFKKLAYCNSVNDLSAYTHQLRWIKSPSELKLMKESASIACQALLLTMLHSKTYPDEGILAAKVEYECKVRGAQRMGFNPVVGGGPNGSVIHYSRNDQKIKDGDLVLMDVGCELHGYDSDLTRTWPPCGTFSSAQEELYELILETNKHCVELCKPGASIRQIHNRSVEMLQKGLKEFGILKGFGSSSYHTLNPTSIGHYLGMDIHDCSMINFDSPLKPGVVITIEPGVYIPSSFNCPERYRGIGIRIEDEVLITETGYEVLTASIPKEVKQIESLLNSFSHNQSNLRATFN from the exons ATGCAGGGCGTTGTAAGAAAACTAACCAAAACATTTTCACACAGACAG GTTCTAGGTTTTCGTTCTTATTGCAATGACAGAGTCGCCGTTGATGTTGGACAACCAACCCCTGCATCTCATCCACAG CTTATAAACGACGGCGAGATCACACCAGGGATATCTAGTGAGGAATACATcctaagaagaaagaaaatgctGGAACTTCTGCCTGAGAAGAGTTTGGCTATCATTGCTGCTGCCCCAGTAAAGATGATGACAGATGTCGTGCCTTATACGTTTCGGCAAGATGCTGATTACTCGTATATTACAGGCTGTCAACAGCCTGGTGGTGTAGCTGTTTTAGGGCATGACATTGGTTTATGCATGTTCATGCCAGAACCCAAGCCTTAT GATGTGATTTGGCAAGGGCAAATAGCAGGAGTTGATGCAGCATTGGATACATTCAAGGCTGACAAGGCGTATCCAATGAGAAAATTGCGCGAG ATCCTTCCAGATATGATAAGGGGATCCTCGAAATTGTATCACAATGTTCAGACTGCTACATCAGCATATACGGAACTGGAGGCTTTCAAGAAACTAGCTTACTGTAACAGTGTAAACGATCTGTCTGCTTATACTCATCAGTTACGATGGATAAAATCTCCTTCAGAGCTCAAGCTGATGAAGGAATCTGCATCAATTGCTTGCCAG GCACTTTTGTTGACAATGCTGCATTCAAAGACATACCCTGATGAAGGTATTCTAGCTGCAAAGGTTGAAtatgaatgcaaagtgagaggtGCCCAGCGAATGGG TTTCAATCCCGTGGTTGGTGGTGGGCCTAATGGAAGTGTTATACATTACTCTAGGAACGATCAAAAG ATTAAAGATGGAGATCTTGTTTTGATGGATGTTGGATGTGAGTTACATGGTTATGACAGTGATCTCACACGTACCTGGCCACCTTGTGGTACCTTCTCTTCTGCACAG GAAGAGCTTTATGAGCTTATACTGGAAACAAACAAGCATTGTGTGGAACTTTGTAAGCCTGGTGCTAGTATTCGACAAATACACAACCGTTCG GTTGAAATGCTGCAGAAAGGACTAAAGGAGTTTGGAATTTTGAAAGGTTTTGGAAGCAGTTCCTACCATACGCTGAACCCAACTTCTATAG GTCACTATCTAGGAATGGACATTCACGATTGTTCAATGATCAACTTTGACAGTCCTCTGAAGCCAGGTGTT GTAATAACTATTGAACCGGGAGTGTACATTCCATCTTCTTTTAATTGCCCAGAGAG GTACCGAGGCATTGGGATAAGGATTGAGGATGAGGTTCTCATTACAGAAACAGGTTACGAG GTTTTAACAGCATCAATTCCTAAAGAAGTGAAGCAAATTGAGTCCTTGCTGAACAGCTTCAGTCATAACCAAAGTAACTTGAGAGCTACATTCAACTAA
- the LOC131629608 gene encoding uncharacterized protein LOC131629608, with protein sequence MAQVVCTGLWKIWQARNNLVFKSEMPNPQVMAHSIVDSVKEWSDIRKTRQCRASDLANVMVPNCSWFIQSDAGCFESGIVSLGCVIKSTDDKILAASYQRISRYTDAATAELMGIMWAMQLALEHKLDNIVFQSDALIVVDCINGVSFSATLDLLVNDCRQLLNCF encoded by the coding sequence ATGGCCCAGGTGGTTTGCACCGGATTGTGGAAAATTTGGCAAGCTAGAAACAACCTGGTCTTCAAGAGTGAGATGCCAAATCCACAAGTCATGGCGCATTCGATTGTGGATTCTGTGAAGGAATGGAGCGATATTAGGAAAACCAGGCAGTGTAGAGCATCTGATCTGGCAAATGTAATGGTCCCAAACTGTTCTTGGTTTATTCAGTCTGATGCAGGTTGCTTTGAAAGTGGTATCGTGTCGCTTGGCTGTGTGATTAAATCGACCGACGATAAAATTCTTGCAGCCTCCTACCAGAGAATCTCCAGGTATACTGATGCAGCTACTGCTGAATTGATGGGAATTATGTGGGCTATGCAGCTTGCCTTGGAGCATAAGCTTGATAATATTGTTTTTCAATCGGATGCCCTGATCGTGGTGGATTGTATCAATGGTGTTTCTTTTTCTGCGACTCTTGATTTGCTTGTAAATGATTGCCGACAACtgttaaattgtttttaa